The sequence below is a genomic window from Kitasatospora kifunensis.
CCATCGCCTCCACCCCGCGCACCTACGACAAGAACACCGGCCAGTGGGTGGACGGCACCGCGCTGTTCATGCGCTGCACCGCCTGGCGCGAGATGGCCGAGCACGTCGCCGAGACCCTGACCCGCGGCATGCGCGTGATCGCCACCGGCAACCTGACCCAGCACAACTGGAAGACCGACCAAGGCGAGAACCGCTCCATGCTCGGTCTCGATGTCCAGGAGGTCGGCCCGTCCCTGCGGTTCGCCACCGCCAAAGTCACCCGTGCTCAGCGCGCCAACGGAGGCGCCGCCGATGGCGGCCGGGCCGCCGACCCGTGGTCCACCGCCACCCCGGGCCTCGCACCGGCCGCCGCCCCGATGAGCGGCGGCTTCGCTGAAGAACCCCCGTTCTAGGGGCCGTTCGCCCCGGACGCACAGCACGGGGCCCCGCCAGCAGCCGTCCACCTTGGCCGGGACGACGGACTGCTGCGGGGCCCCGCTCAATCCCGCGATTCATACGAGATCGGAACCAGCATGCCCGAGTTCAGCCCCAACGTGCTCGCCCTGACCGACGACGCCTACGATCGCGAGAACGCCAGCGACGGCCGCTCCCGCTTCGGCGCCTACCTCGACCAGCACGCCCACTGGTTCAACGAGGACGGATACCCTCTGGAGCCGGGCGAGTTCGCCGCCGCCGCGTGGCGGCTGGCGACCAGCCCGGTCATGTCGCCCGGCTACGTACGCATCCGCCCCGACCTGGCCAACGTCACCCCGCACCTCACCGATGACCGTGCGCTGTTCCTGCGGGTCGAGGTGCCGCTCCGTCAGAGCGTGCTCGCCTCCAGGCCCGCGGGCCTGGCCGACTGGACCCGCGAGCGCCCCACCCCGTGGGACACCGGGACCTGGCCGACCCTGGTCGAGCCGTACCAGCTGGGCCGCCCCGCCCTGCTCACTGCCGCCACCCTGCTCCTGCCGTTCCCCCACGAGTACTTGATCGAGCCGGCCGCCAAGGGACCCGGCCGACGCCTGCTGATCGAGGCCAAGGACACCGTCCACACCCTCATCGGCTTCCTCAACGACTGCGCCTGGATCATCAACGACCTGATCGCCGGGGGCGCGAGGTGACCGTGCCCACTGCCGTGAATGGGGTCGGAGCCGGTTCTGTCAGCCGCCGGTTGCGGTTGTTGGATGCATTCTGCTGCGCGGGCGGTGCCGGGTGGGGGTACCACCTGGCCGGGTGGGAGGTGACCGGCGTGGACACCGCGCCCCAGCCCAACTACCCGGCTCCGCTGAGGTTCGTGCAGGGTGACGCGGTCGAGTACATCCGCGCCCACGGCCACGAGTACGACCTGATCCACGCCTCGCCGCCCTGCCAGCACGACTGCACCCTGACCGCAGGCACCAACGCCCGCCGCGCCGTGGCCTACCCGGACCTCCTGGAACCCACCCGGGCAGCGCTGGAGACCACTGGCCGACCGTACGCGATCGAGCAGCCCCCGGGCCGTGCCTCGCGCCGGATGCGCGTCGACCTGACCCTGTGCGGCGAACAGTTCGGCCTCGCCGTCATCAGGCACCGCAACTTCGAACTCGGCCACTGGACCATGCCCCAACCGGCCCACCAGCCGCACCGCGGCCGGGTCGCCGGCATGCGCCACGGCCAGTGGTTCACCGGCCCCTACTTCCAGGTCTACGGATCCGGCGGCGGCAAAGGCACCGTGGCCCAGTGGCAGGACGCCATGGGCATCCACTGGACCGACGTCCGCCGCGAACTCGCCGAAGCCATCCCCCCGGCCTACACCCAGCTGATCGGCGAGCACGCCGCGGCCCGATGGGCACTCACAGCGGAGGTCGTCCGATGAGCGCGGCGGCATACCTGGTGATCCGCTGCGACGCCTGCACCGACAGCGAGATCGGCACCCCGTTCGAGGCCCTCACCCACCGCCAGGTCCGTGCCCACGCCAAGGAACGCTCGGGCTGGCGCTGGACCCGCGACGGCCGGGACCTGTGCCCCGCCTGCGCGGCCCGGACCAACAGGGAGAAGCCGTGAACCGGCGTACCCCGCCCCTGGCCTGCTCCGAACTCTGGTCAGCCGTCATGGCCGCCGCCGCAGGGCGCTGCCAGTGCCGCGGCACCTGCGGGAAGACCCACGCCGAGGACGGCGGACGCTGCCCCCGCGAGCACGCCGGCTACCGCCACCGCCACGGCGGCGGCCTGGTCCACCTCGTCGCCGCCCCCGCCGAACCCGCGGACATGCTCCTGCCCGACCACCGCAAGGCCGCCCTGCCCAAGCGCGAGCTGGCTGCCTGGTGCCCCGACTGCCACCAGGCCACCCTCGCCACCGCCCGCAAGGCCCAGCAGGCCGCCGCCTCGCTGGTCGAGCCGGACGCCCTCTTCAAGATCTGACCCTGCCCGGTCGGGCGCCGCCCATCACGGCGGCGCCCGACCGCATCACCCTCTGAGAGGTCCTGATGACCGCTCAACCCCGCCTGCTGACGGCCGCGCTCGCCGCGGCGGAGCACGGCTGGCACGTCTTCCCGCTGCTGCCCGACAGCAAGCGCCCGGCCGTCGCCGCCTGGGAGCAGCGCGCCACCACCGACCCGGACCGCATCCGCCGCTGTTGGACCAGCGGCTCCTACAACATCGGCATCGCCTGCGGGCCCTCCCGTCTGCTGGTCATCGACCTCGACACCCCCAAGCCCGGTGCCGTCCCGCCCTCGCAGTGGGCCGAAGCCCAGGTGCGCGACGGGGCCGACGTGCTGGCCGCGCTTTGCGAGGAGCATCGCCAGCAGTACCCGGCCGACACCTACACCGTCGCCACCCCGAGCGGCGGCACCCACCACTACTTCACCGCCCCCACTGGTACGGCCCTGCGCAACACCGCGGGCCAGCGAGGCTCTGGCCTCGGCTGGCTCATCGACACCCGGGCCAGCGGCGGCTACGTCGTCGCCGCTGGCAGCACCGTCGACGGACGCCGCTACAACGTCGTCCACAGCACTGCCGCAGCCCAGCTACCAGACTGGATCACTCAGCGCCTCGCCCCGCCGCCGAAGCCGGTCGCCCCGATGGTCCGACTCGACGGCCGCACGGCCGCCAGTCGGCCCGCGTACGCCGCCGCCGCCCTGCGCAACGAGACTGCGAACGTCGCGACCGCACCCGAGGGAACCCGCAACTGGGTGCTCACCCGCGCCGCCCGAGCGCTGGGCCGCTTCGTCGCCAACGGCAAGCTCAGCCGCAGTGAGGTCGAACAGGCTCTTAAGGGGGCGGCCGAGCACGCTGGCCTTACCGCGCGCGAGGCCGACGCGACCATCACTAACGCCCTGAACTGGTCCATCGCCCACAACCCGGCCGGAGACGCCGCATGAACCATTCCGACTCCCCCCTTAAGAGCACCGAGACCCCCGACCGGCCGGGCCCCGAGGACGGCGCCGCCCTGCTCAACGACGTCGAGACCTTCCACCGCCGCTACAACGTCTTCCCCAGCGAAGCCGCCTACGTCGCCGTGGTCCTGTGGGACGCTCACACCCACCTGCTCGACGCGTTCGAGTCCACCCCGCGCCTGGCGTTCCTCTCCCCGGAACCCGGCAGCGGCAAGACCCGCGCGCTGGAAATCATCGACACGCTCGCCCCCCGGCCGATGCTGACCACCGACGTCAGCCCGGCCGCCCTGTTCCGCTCCGTCTCCGACACCGAGGCCCGCCCGACCGTGCTGTTCGACGAAGTCGACACCACCTTCGGCCCCAAGGCCGCCGGAAACGAGGACCTGCGCGGCCTCATCAACTCCGGCCACCGCCGCTCCGGCGTCGTCCTGCGCTGCGTCGGCGACGGCAACACCCAGACCGTGCAGCCCTTCCCCGTCTACGCCGCCCTCGCCATGGGCGGACTGGGGGACCTGCCCGACACCATCATGAGCCGATCCGTCATCATCCGGATGCGCCGCCGCGCCCCCAACGAGAAAGTCAAGCCCTTCCGCGAGCGCACCACCAAGGCCGAGGGCCAC
It includes:
- a CDS encoding class I SAM-dependent methyltransferase — its product is MTVPTAVNGVGAGSVSRRLRLLDAFCCAGGAGWGYHLAGWEVTGVDTAPQPNYPAPLRFVQGDAVEYIRAHGHEYDLIHASPPCQHDCTLTAGTNARRAVAYPDLLEPTRAALETTGRPYAIEQPPGRASRRMRVDLTLCGEQFGLAVIRHRNFELGHWTMPQPAHQPHRGRVAGMRHGQWFTGPYFQVYGSGGGKGTVAQWQDAMGIHWTDVRRELAEAIPPAYTQLIGEHAAARWALTAEVVR
- a CDS encoding bifunctional DNA primase/polymerase, whose protein sequence is MTAQPRLLTAALAAAEHGWHVFPLLPDSKRPAVAAWEQRATTDPDRIRRCWTSGSYNIGIACGPSRLLVIDLDTPKPGAVPPSQWAEAQVRDGADVLAALCEEHRQQYPADTYTVATPSGGTHHYFTAPTGTALRNTAGQRGSGLGWLIDTRASGGYVVAAGSTVDGRRYNVVHSTAAAQLPDWITQRLAPPPKPVAPMVRLDGRTAASRPAYAAAALRNETANVATAPEGTRNWVLTRAARALGRFVANGKLSRSEVEQALKGAAEHAGLTAREADATITNALNWSIAHNPAGDAA
- the ssb gene encoding single-stranded DNA-binding protein, which produces MSGESPFTIVGNLTADPELKFTQGGVPMARFTIASTPRTYDKNTGQWVDGTALFMRCTAWREMAEHVAETLTRGMRVIATGNLTQHNWKTDQGENRSMLGLDVQEVGPSLRFATAKVTRAQRANGGAADGGRAADPWSTATPGLAPAAAPMSGGFAEEPPF
- a CDS encoding DUF3631 domain-containing protein yields the protein MNHSDSPLKSTETPDRPGPEDGAALLNDVETFHRRYNVFPSEAAYVAVVLWDAHTHLLDAFESTPRLAFLSPEPGSGKTRALEIIDTLAPRPMLTTDVSPAALFRSVSDTEARPTVLFDEVDTTFGPKAAGNEDLRGLINSGHRRSGVVLRCVGDGNTQTVQPFPVYAALAMGGLGDLPDTIMSRSVIIRMRRRAPNEKVKPFRERTTKAEGHVLRDRLATWADSVRDQLTDTWPEMPDGISDRPADVWEPLLAVADAAGGDWPERARAACVHLVTAAKANDKGSLGIRLLADLRDIFNGAERMLSTELLSKLAGLDDAPWADLDGKVITARALARMLGDYVTADNDPIKPRNIKTGPKSSAKGYYATDLADAWLRYCPPRPPRVQESATAATSATAQVRALFPVADTPEVADTDPMPDAPAATAP